In the Arachis stenosperma cultivar V10309 chromosome 8, arast.V10309.gnm1.PFL2, whole genome shotgun sequence genome, agtttaattttttattgagatgtttattatccttgGTATCCGGATGGTTATCCTTGGtatcggatggttattctagctagtatggtgatgttcattttattcatggACCAAAAATTtagcccattgtacacattgtacacttaagccattggctccctagcacTACCCTTTAGAAATTAATGAGTGTGTTCCCAAAACTTTTTAAaacaagagaaaaataaaataaagcaaataaataaataacgaAAGAAATAGTAGAATTAGATTTGTAGTAGTAGTGGTTTGTGAAAGGAGCACACAAATTTTGATGCGATGGAAGGTGTGAGAGTGTGTGTTTTGAGGCGAGTGGTGTCCTGAAAACTGAAAAGCGAAAACGAAAAAGGAGTGTGAACAGACGACATTGGACACTTGGCACATCCACCACGCCTCTCTTACGCAGCCAACCAACCCCTCCTTTTCTTCCCCCAAAAACATTACCAGATCAGGAATACcccctaaaattaatacaaaaattaaatactaCAGGTAAAATGCACTCTACTCTTCCCTTTCTTTTTATTCATTGTTCTTCCACTTTCTTACCATAAATAACTAGAAATGTAAATTTATCAGTCTTGTCTCAGTCTGAACGCGAGCTCTAATCGGAACTACTTAGTTGAACCGTGTTTATCAGTAGTAGCATATTGTTGCATACACTACCCTAATCAGAGTTTTCCGCTGCACATTAGCTAATTAGTGTTAACTAGGATTAGGACAACAAAAATGTCAAAGTTTTTGATACACTCATTACATTCAACtttttgcttttaattttatttctctgtctTCCCCTGTTTTAGGGtcttgtctttttttttttctttttttttaattaattctatCTGATTCCTTTAGCCTCAGCGTAAATAACTTGGTTCTGGTCTCCGGTGAATAATTGTTTTTTTGTAGATAATTACAAACCAGTTTTTGTCAGTTTATTCCAGATTATTAAAGACTGAGGGTTGACAGATTTGAGCTCTTTGGTATTGAATCAATTTTCCGATTCTTGTTTTCTTCAGCTTTCATTGAATCACCACCAAACAATAGGCAAACATGAACTTCAAGAATTTCGGCAACGATCCTGGCCCTGCTGCCGGAGGAAGCGGAGATGCTGGTGGGAGACCGCCGGGGAATTTCCCCCTGACACGGCAACCTTCCGTGTACAATCTGACGTTCGATGAGTTCATGAACACCATGGGAGGTTCAGGAAAGGACTTCGGCTCCATGAACATGGATGAACTTCTTAAAAACATATGGACCGCCGAAGAGGTTCAAACTATGGCGTCTGCCACGGGTGTCGGTGGAGAACCGGGCTCCGCAGGCTTCGGCGGTGCCGGCATCAACAATTTGCAGAGGCAGGGATCCTTGACGCTCCCACGAACCCTGAGTCAGAAGACAGTGGACGAGGTCTGGAAAGACATTTCGAAGGAGTACGGCGGAGGGTCGACCGGTGGCGGCGGCGGCGGGCCGAATCCCGCGCAGACGACGCAGCGGCAGCCGACGTTGAAAGAGATCACGCTGGAGGAGTTCTTGGTGAGAGCAGGTGTTGTTAGAGAAGACGCGCAATTGGCAGCTGCTGGGAAAGCAAACGACAGCGTTTTTGTTGATTTGTCTCGTGGTGGAGGGAATAGTGGCGGTTTAGGAGTAGGGTTTCAGCAATTGAACAAGGTACCAGGGTTGATGGGTGATAGTGTTGGTGTGAACAACAATGATCCTCTGGTTGGTCTTCAGCCAAGAACAAATTTGCCTGTGAATGTTAATGGGGTTAGGTCTTCCAATCAGCAGATGCAGATCCAGAATTCACAGTCCCCTCATCAGCATCAGTCTCAGATATTCCCCAAACAAGCTCCTATGAGCTATGCTATGCCTCTTGTGCAAGGTGGAGGAGGAGGGATGGGGATGGTTGGTTTGTCACCTGGGCCTGTTCATGTTGCTACTGGCTCGCCGGCTAGCCAGATTTCCAATGATAAGATGGCAAAGAGCAATGGAGATACTTCTTCGGTTTCTCCGGTGCCGTATGTATTTAACGGTGGCCTCAGGGGACGGAAGAGCGGTGGAGCAGTTGAAAAGGTGATTGAGAGGAGGCAGAGGAGAATGATCAAGAACAGAGAGTCGGCAGCTAGGTCCCGCGCTCGAAAGCAGGTAAGCTATTGTTTTCATACCTCTTCGGTGCCGTGTGATTATCATTCTTATCCTGGGTATAGTCATTTACAACTATTTGCCTTTCCTCATTCAAGTTCACTTTTTAGCCCCCAACCTCCTGGGCTTCACCTACTGTTGCTACAAGAACTGACTACCTGCTAGTAACCATAACAAAATAAGAGTTGCAGAAACCTCAATCAATAACATATAGATAATTTGATATGCTAGGGTTTAGTGATATATGGAATCATCTTCTTTAATATACATGTGATGAAGTTTTGCACCGTGTTAATTGCTTTTCTTATAGTATAATAGTAATTGTAAACAAAAACTATCTATTAACGTCTGAAATGAGCCACCAAATCAGTTATCATGTATATGTAtgcatatattatatatgttttatacatattttttaatagagtaattaattattaaatcaaaGCTTTcagaaatacaaaaaaaaaaagcttttttacttttattcttattctattATAAATGTGAATCTAGTTTGactatattatttatgaaatttgattataaagatagaaatataGTTTGTCAAAAATAATGTAACTATGAAACTACTACGTAATTTTTATACGAGTGGCTGACCAGGGATAATTTCTAGCTTAGTAGCATGACCCAATAGTAATACTGCCAAGAATTTGACATTCTGCTTTCATTCTCTATGAACATGCTGTATATATGTACCATGAAAGATAAGCAGAAGAATGGTAATGTGATAGACATGAAGAAAGGTGAAAGATTTTGAGAAGTCATGAGAAGGTGTAAGAATTCCAGGTTATTTACAAGGTAGTATGGAATAGTCGATTCAGTGAATAAAGTAACAGTTGCATTATAATGAAATCCATGAGAGCACATGTATATATCTTAAGTAAATGTGGTTTCACTTGTAAGTAGATTTGAGTGGGACCATATAATGTGGTAAGGGAGCCAGCATGGCCGAAAATCTTAGAGATAGCTGCTGTAAGTTCATattctcatttttattttcacttATTTTAGGCTTATACCATGGAATTAGAAGCAGAAGTTCAAAAGTTGAAAGAGGAGAACCAAGAACTTCAGAAAAAGCAGGTAATTTTCGCTATTAAAATTTGTCAGTTATTAGATTTAGATGCATATGCACATAAATTTAGGGATTATGTTTGTTATGTTGAAATATCACCTGATCGATTATTATTTGGATACTGCAGGAAGAAATCATGGAAATTCAGAAAAATCAAGTAAGTTAAGCTCTGGTTTTTTGTCTGTCTTATATTGGATTATTCTCTCTCCTTTTCCCAagtttctgaattttttttttcatttcatgtAATTGTAATGACATAATAAGGggcttacaaaaaaaaaaaaaaaacactaaataAGGGCTAGTGAGTCAAGATATCATGCATTGTGGATTTAACTTTCTAGATAGACTGGCCAAGCTATGTCAATCAGCATATATGCTATCTGGTGTACTTGTTTATTGTCATTAACAAAGTATGCTGAATAAGAAAGTGGATTTGGTGCAAACAAAATATGATGAAATAACTGCTTTAAACTAACACCTGATTTTGATTCTTCTATTAATTATGTCATCCCATCGTTTAAGTGTTTTGATTCATTTGTTATTTgatcaatatataatataattttatatattttctgaAAGGATGGCTTATGCCTCTCTGAGCTTTCTGTCATGACATGTTTGTGCACTCTTATAATTATTTCCTGGATAGTAGTTGAATTTATTTGATTATCCTTTTAGGTAAAGGTAGCAGGGATAATTATCTAATTATTTATCTTATTCCTATCTTAATATCACATGAAACGGTGGAAAAGGAAGAGAGACATTATCGTTGCAATTTTTGGAGGTGAAGACTTacatgataaataaaaaatattaaatgacTAAACTGCCTTAGGATATACGTGTTCACATCTTGTCTATTATTTTTACATGAATACATCATTATGTGAGTAGCCATAGCATTTTATTTGTCAAAGATAGAATTTTTAAGTCTCATCCCAGGTGATTTATGTTGGTTAAATTGACGCCATCACCGTAATTAACTGCTACATCTGGCAATTTCACAGGTTATGGAAATGATGAATTTGCAACAAAACGGCAAGAGAAGATGCTTAAGACGAACACAAACTGGTCCATGGTAGAGTGAAAGATTGGATTATGATCTCACAGTTGAAATCtatgtatataaaatataaaaattgtgtTGTAGATTGAGTCTCTTGTAGATTTAGATTAGCACTTGAAAAGCATGATCTATTGTTTCTCTTATTAAAACATCATGCCCAGTTAGGGAGGTTGAGCACAATACCATCAGAATATGTTTCAGCATGCGTCCAATTTCATGCCATCGTTGGTTacatcatttttattttcttttctttttacgCGCCATTGTTCAGTAGAATCCGAATTTGATTCGGTGAGAGATTGAAGCGTTTGTATTCAATATATGCCTTTCTCGTTTTCGGACTATTATAAGGGTCTGGGTTTTGGTGTTCAATATAGTTGTAAGAGCGCCCATTCTAAACTTTATAGTTTATCCCCTAAAGTGAAAGGctcatttttatttatcatcCGTCTAATCCGACATTAAATAACCAGATGTCTTCATATTGAAGAATATCATcacatcactttcagtataacTATCAGTACAGTTGACGATGCAAAGTTTCTCAAATCTCAACAGAGAAATCTCACCTTTTTCAGGGAATCTCAAATTATGATTGGATATGGCAAGGtaaaaccaataaaaaataCAGCATCCCCTGTCCAATAGAGCTCAGGAGAATACAATCGAATATTAGTCCTGGTGGTAGAATTGAAATCCGTGAAGTTGTAGTTGCTCGCCATTTGCCACTCAATCAGAATAATGATGAACAGCGGAAATATGGAGGGAGGACCAGAAACTTTTTTCTCTTACAGTTACAATGATGTCTCATGGTAATATGGTAGCCTGAATGACATTACATGAGTAAAATATTGGCTTAATTATCCTATCAAttcctataattttattaaatgtgtaattaagtttttatatttttaaaaacttttatctgaattttgacattatttttaactttataATTACGTATTTCACAtctaaaaaacattaaaattaatagaatatttctcttaaaaaatatatgaccAAAAATCTAATTAGATCCTTAATTGTGGATTCTTTCAATTTGCGAAAAAACATTCTATTAACTTAACGTATTTTACACTGAAAAAGTTCTAATTgcaaaactaaaaataatgtAAGGACTCAATTGAAAGCTTTTAA is a window encoding:
- the LOC130944099 gene encoding bZIP transcription factor 23, with amino-acid sequence MNFKNFGNDPGPAAGGSGDAGGRPPGNFPLTRQPSVYNLTFDEFMNTMGGSGKDFGSMNMDELLKNIWTAEEVQTMASATGVGGEPGSAGFGGAGINNLQRQGSLTLPRTLSQKTVDEVWKDISKEYGGGSTGGGGGGPNPAQTTQRQPTLKEITLEEFLVRAGVVREDAQLAAAGKANDSVFVDLSRGGGNSGGLGVGFQQLNKVPGLMGDSVGVNNNDPLVGLQPRTNLPVNVNGVRSSNQQMQIQNSQSPHQHQSQIFPKQAPMSYAMPLVQGGGGGMGMVGLSPGPVHVATGSPASQISNDKMAKSNGDTSSVSPVPYVFNGGLRGRKSGGAVEKVIERRQRRMIKNRESAARSRARKQAYTMELEAEVQKLKEENQELQKKQEEIMEIQKNQVMEMMNLQQNGKRRCLRRTQTGPW